A single window of Flavobacterium sp. 140616W15 DNA harbors:
- a CDS encoding gliding motility protein, with protein MARNSHALSTKYNILYNGQLGFDKGMKAIEANYTDNFWKLLPIERMQIDEGNSDEAKAKNPDFQLAETKATKAIQKHSMNIGGREKNSQIDEAYLMLGQARYYDQRFLPALEAFNYILYKYPTSSNINTARIWREKTNMRLGNDELVIKNIYKLIKGVALKEQVYSDANALLAEAFINLEQKDSAITKLKIAEEFTKRNPQRSRYRFILGQLYQETNKRDSALYFYQSVIDMNRRAERKYVIHAYAKKAQLFDYQNGDNELFIKTYNKLVKDRENRPFLDVIFYEMGVFFDKNKDEKAALEFYNSSLKRKSKDPYLVASAYRNIGNMYFKKASYTLAAKYYDSTLVKMDPKTREYVYIQKTRKNLDDVIKYEGIAQRNDSIINVVGLSDSARVKYFGEYIAKLKTADEAKRILEEKQKEKIANIERNTNGGGLETITAKGALPGNSEKSGIPSPPTGNEVASVFYFYNPSTVAYGKLQFKKLWGNRELNSNWRLPASKSNSNSDDDKSTTIVENDSIKTDVIVEKYTTDFYLKQLPKDKKAIDSIVQERNFSYYQLGLIYKEKFKEYELASNKLEQLLKNNPEEKLILPSMYNLYKIYEITNPAKAVSMKLDITTRYPDSRYAQIINNNGLDEGAGIKAPEKEYQKWYKLFQEEKYATVLNNIDELINQYSGDEIVSKFELLKANTLGKAKGLVAYKKAIENVAENYPNSEEGKKAQDVLVNQIPYLEKRVFTTTDSNNWKILYKIGIEDEKARKTIEDIIKKFLVDENFQKLTYSFDKYDLDSEFVTIHGIKSEIYANDVAKVLKENKKYNLVLYPAVIISSDNYSIVQINKNLEAYLAPKTP; from the coding sequence TTGGCAAGAAACTCTCATGCTTTGAGTACAAAGTATAATATTTTGTATAATGGACAATTGGGTTTTGATAAAGGTATGAAAGCGATAGAAGCTAATTATACTGATAATTTTTGGAAATTATTGCCTATTGAAAGAATGCAAATTGATGAAGGTAATTCGGATGAAGCTAAAGCTAAAAATCCAGATTTTCAACTTGCAGAGACAAAAGCAACCAAAGCCATCCAGAAACACTCGATGAATATTGGGGGACGAGAAAAAAACAGTCAGATAGACGAAGCATATTTAATGCTTGGTCAGGCTCGTTATTATGATCAGAGATTTTTACCTGCTCTGGAAGCATTTAATTATATTTTATATAAATATCCAACAAGTAGTAATATCAATACCGCAAGAATTTGGCGTGAAAAAACCAATATGCGTTTAGGTAATGATGAGTTGGTTATAAAAAACATCTATAAATTAATTAAAGGAGTTGCATTAAAAGAGCAAGTATATTCTGATGCAAATGCGTTATTGGCAGAAGCTTTTATCAATTTGGAACAAAAAGACAGTGCAATTACAAAACTTAAAATTGCAGAAGAATTTACCAAAAGAAATCCACAAAGATCGAGATACCGTTTTATTTTAGGACAATTGTATCAGGAAACAAATAAGAGAGATAGTGCACTTTATTTTTATCAATCGGTAATTGATATGAACAGAAGAGCGGAACGAAAGTATGTAATTCATGCTTACGCAAAAAAGGCTCAGTTATTTGATTATCAAAATGGAGATAATGAACTTTTCATCAAAACATATAATAAATTAGTTAAAGATAGAGAAAACAGACCATTCTTAGATGTAATATTTTATGAGATGGGAGTCTTTTTTGATAAAAATAAAGACGAAAAAGCTGCATTAGAGTTTTATAATTCTTCTTTAAAAAGAAAATCTAAAGATCCATATTTAGTAGCATCAGCTTATCGAAACATTGGGAATATGTACTTTAAAAAAGCTAGTTATACATTGGCAGCAAAGTATTATGATAGTACTTTGGTAAAAATGGATCCTAAAACTAGAGAGTATGTTTATATCCAGAAAACTAGAAAAAATTTAGATGATGTTATAAAATATGAAGGTATTGCGCAACGTAATGATAGTATTATAAATGTCGTTGGACTTTCGGACTCTGCCAGAGTAAAATATTTTGGTGAGTATATCGCTAAGTTAAAAACTGCCGATGAAGCAAAACGAATTCTTGAAGAAAAACAAAAGGAGAAAATTGCCAATATCGAACGAAACACAAACGGAGGAGGCTTAGAAACAATAACTGCAAAAGGAGCTTTACCAGGTAATTCTGAGAAAAGTGGAATTCCAAGTCCGCCAACAGGAAATGAAGTTGCAAGTGTTTTTTATTTTTATAATCCTTCTACAGTTGCTTATGGGAAATTACAGTTTAAAAAACTGTGGGGAAATAGAGAATTAAATAGCAACTGGAGGTTACCAGCTAGCAAGTCAAATTCAAATTCTGATGATGATAAATCGACAACTATTGTTGAAAATGACTCAATTAAAACAGATGTGATAGTTGAAAAATATACTACAGATTTTTATTTGAAACAACTTCCAAAAGACAAAAAAGCAATAGACAGTATTGTTCAGGAACGAAATTTTTCTTACTACCAGTTAGGACTTATTTATAAGGAGAAATTCAAAGAATATGAATTGGCAAGCAATAAGTTAGAGCAATTATTAAAGAATAATCCTGAAGAAAAATTGATTTTGCCATCGATGTATAATCTGTATAAAATTTACGAGATTACAAATCCTGCAAAAGCGGTATCGATGAAACTGGATATAACTACTCGTTATCCAGATTCACGCTATGCACAAATCATAAATAATAATGGTTTAGATGAAGGAGCAGGAATAAAGGCGCCAGAAAAAGAATATCAAAAGTGGTACAAATTATTCCAAGAAGAAAAATATGCAACAGTTTTAAATAATATTGATGAACTAATTAATCAATATTCGGGAGATGAAATTGTATCTAAGTTTGAATTATTAAAAGCCAATACGTTAGGAAAAGCCAAAGGATTAGTTGCGTATAAAAAAGCAATAGAAAATGTTGCAGAAAACTATCCTAATAGTGAAGAAGGTAAAAAAGCACAAGATGTTTTAGTTAATCAGATTCCTTATTTAGAGAAACGAGTATTCACAACGACAGACAGCAATAACTGGAAAATACTCTATAAAATTGGGATCGAGGATGAGAAAGCAAGAAAAACAATTGAGGATATTATTAAAAAATTCTTAGTTGATGAGAACTTCCAAAAACTGACTTATTCTTTTGATAAATATGATTTGGATTCAGAATTTGTTACCATTCACGGTATAAAATCAGAAATTTATGCAAATGATGTTGCCAAAGTATTAAAGGAAAACAAAAAATATAATCTGGTATTATATCCTGCAGTAATAATATCAAGTGATAATTATAGTATAGTACAAATTAATAAAAATTTAGAAGCGTATTTAGCTCCTAAAACACCTTAA
- a CDS encoding polymer-forming cytoskeletal protein — translation MFNKAPKFTTEHLGKTNRIVEGTIITGDITSLADFRLDGELIGNFTSKGKIVLGPASKVKGDIICQNADIEGEFIGKIKVAELLNVKATAKINGEVTTSKLSVEPGADFTATCIMATDFKSVINDGQRAK, via the coding sequence ATGTTTAATAAAGCCCCAAAATTTACCACAGAACACTTAGGAAAAACCAACAGAATAGTCGAAGGAACTATCATAACAGGAGACATTACATCTCTAGCCGATTTTAGATTAGATGGCGAATTAATAGGTAATTTTACCTCAAAAGGGAAAATTGTACTTGGTCCAGCAAGTAAAGTTAAAGGTGACATCATTTGCCAGAATGCTGATATTGAAGGAGAATTCATAGGAAAAATTAAAGTTGCTGAGCTTTTAAATGTAAAAGCAACTGCAAAAATTAATGGAGAAGTAACAACAAGTAAATTATCAGTAGAGCCGGGTGCCGATTTTACCGCAACATGTATTATGGCAACAGATTTTAAAAGTGTAATAAATGACGGACAAAGAGCCAAATGA
- a CDS encoding AtpZ/AtpI family protein → MTDKEPNENQKNNKWLVFINIPIQMGVIIFLFSYLGIWLDEKYSNGGSLWTIILSLFSVFLALYNVIRQVKNLNK, encoded by the coding sequence ATGACGGACAAAGAGCCAAATGAAAACCAGAAAAATAATAAATGGTTAGTTTTTATTAACATTCCAATACAGATGGGAGTAATTATATTTTTATTCTCCTATCTCGGTATTTGGTTAGATGAAAAGTATTCAAATGGAGGTTCATTATGGACAATTATCTTGTCTTTATTTTCTGTCTTCCTAGCACTTTATAATGTCATCCGACAAGTTAAAAATTTAAATAAATAA
- the atpB gene encoding F0F1 ATP synthase subunit A: MIFSNKPVQYLLVTLLAFTSSINYASTTVDSVSVKQENAVETVEVSGHGESVGHEIEKEFNASELINSHIGDAHDFHIADWNGHAISLNLPVILWTNNGLEIFSSEKFHHDNAGEHVVDINGQKVVRYKEVIFYADKFEQMTQEERDNGAFAFDARPLDFSITKNVFSMLMSAILLFFLFFAVARSYKKNPNAPKGLAGFLEPLVTYVRDEIAIPNIGAKKSGKYMPYLLTIFFFIWINNLIGLIPFFPFSSNLTGNIYFTFVMAFITFIVTTLSANKNYWGHIFNTPGVPVWLAPIMIPVEIIGMLTKPFALMIRLFANITAGHIIILSLVSLIFIFKSIAIGPVAGAFVLFMSVLEMLVAALQAYVFTLLSALFIGQAVEEHDHH, translated from the coding sequence ATGATATTTTCAAATAAACCAGTTCAGTACTTATTAGTTACTTTATTAGCATTTACTTCGTCAATAAATTACGCATCAACTACTGTTGATAGTGTTTCTGTTAAACAAGAAAATGCTGTTGAAACAGTAGAAGTAAGCGGTCACGGAGAAAGTGTAGGTCACGAAATAGAAAAAGAATTTAATGCAAGTGAATTAATTAATTCACACATTGGAGATGCTCACGATTTTCATATCGCTGACTGGAATGGCCATGCTATTTCTCTTAATCTACCAGTTATTTTATGGACCAATAACGGATTAGAAATTTTTTCATCTGAAAAATTTCACCATGACAATGCAGGAGAACATGTTGTAGATATCAATGGTCAAAAAGTAGTTCGTTATAAAGAAGTAATTTTTTATGCTGACAAATTTGAGCAAATGACACAAGAAGAAAGAGATAATGGAGCTTTTGCTTTTGATGCAAGACCTTTAGATTTTTCTATCACAAAGAATGTTTTTTCTATGTTGATGTCAGCAATACTTTTGTTTTTCTTATTCTTCGCTGTTGCGAGATCATATAAAAAGAATCCAAATGCACCTAAAGGATTAGCTGGATTTTTAGAGCCACTAGTTACTTATGTTAGAGACGAAATTGCAATTCCAAATATTGGAGCAAAAAAATCTGGTAAATACATGCCATATCTTTTAACTATATTTTTCTTTATCTGGATAAATAACCTTATTGGATTAATTCCTTTCTTTCCATTTAGTTCTAACTTAACAGGTAATATCTATTTTACATTTGTAATGGCATTTATCACTTTTATCGTTACAACTTTAAGTGCAAACAAAAATTATTGGGGACACATTTTCAACACGCCAGGAGTTCCTGTGTGGTTGGCTCCAATTATGATTCCTGTAGAGATTATAGGAATGCTTACTAAACCATTTGCATTGATGATTCGTTTGTTCGCAAACATCACTGCTGGTCACATCATCATTTTAAGTTTAGTTTCTTTGATTTTCATTTTCAAAAGTATTGCTATCGGACCAGTTGCTGGAGCATTCGTATTGTTCATGAGTGTATTAGAGATGTTGGTTGCTGCTTTGCAAGCGTATGTATTTACATTGCTTTCAGCATTATTTATTGGTCAGGCTGTTGAAGAGCACGATCATCATTAA
- the atpE gene encoding ATP synthase F0 subunit C gives MVLAGIGAGLAVIGAGLGIGKIGGSAMDAIARQPEAAGKIQTAMIIAAALIEGVALFAVVVALITNA, from the coding sequence ATGGTATTAGCTGGAATCGGAGCTGGATTAGCTGTAATTGGTGCAGGTCTTGGAATTGGAAAAATTGGTGGATCTGCAATGGACGCTATTGCTCGTCAACCAGAAGCTGCTGGAAAAATCCAGACTGCTATGATTATTGCTGCTGCACTTATTGAAGGTGTTGCACTTTTTGCAGTAGTTGTTGCGTTAATTACAAACGCATAA
- a CDS encoding F0F1 ATP synthase subunit B, producing the protein MQLTSPESLIFWTTTIFIVFFILMAKFAWKPILGAVKSREESINNALAAAEAARREMQNLTADNERILKEARAERDAMLKEAREMKEQIIAESKNEAQEQGQKLIAQAKAAIENEKNAAMAELKSQVSTLSLNIAEKLLKDELSNKESQTKLVEKMLGDVKLN; encoded by the coding sequence ATGCAATTAACTTCACCAGAAAGTTTAATTTTTTGGACAACAACTATCTTTATTGTTTTCTTCATTCTTATGGCAAAATTTGCTTGGAAACCTATATTAGGTGCAGTAAAAAGCCGTGAAGAATCTATAAATAATGCATTAGCAGCTGCAGAAGCAGCTCGAAGAGAAATGCAAAATTTAACTGCTGATAACGAGCGTATCTTAAAAGAAGCTCGTGCTGAACGTGACGCGATGTTAAAAGAAGCTCGCGAAATGAAAGAGCAAATTATAGCTGAATCTAAAAATGAAGCACAAGAGCAAGGACAAAAATTAATTGCCCAAGCTAAAGCGGCTATCGAAAATGAAAAGAATGCAGCTATGGCTGAATTGAAATCTCAAGTTTCAACTTTATCATTAAACATTGCTGAAAAATTATTGAAGGATGAATTATCTAACAAAGAATCTCAAACTAAATTAGTTGAGAAAATGTTAGGTGACGTAAAGCTAAACTAA
- the atpH gene encoding ATP synthase F1 subunit delta — translation MASTRAAIRYAKAILDLANSKGVAEAVNNDMKSIASTIEVNEELSTFIQSPTIKVEVKESALLEVFAAVNGVTKGLFRLLFENKRFEILEAIALEYVKLFDENNGVEVATVTTAIPMDAALEAKVLAKIATFSDKKITIVNNVDASIIGGFILRIGDKQYNASVANRLQVLKRELAQN, via the coding sequence ATGGCAAGTACAAGAGCAGCAATTCGTTATGCAAAAGCAATTCTAGACTTAGCAAACTCTAAAGGTGTTGCCGAAGCTGTTAATAACGATATGAAATCAATTGCTTCAACAATTGAAGTAAATGAAGAATTGAGTACATTCATTCAAAGTCCAACTATAAAAGTTGAAGTTAAAGAAAGTGCTCTTTTAGAAGTTTTCGCAGCTGTAAATGGTGTAACCAAAGGGTTGTTCCGTTTATTGTTTGAAAATAAAAGATTCGAAATTCTAGAAGCAATTGCTCTAGAATATGTTAAATTATTTGATGAAAATAATGGAGTTGAAGTTGCTACGGTTACTACAGCAATTCCTATGGATGCAGCTTTAGAAGCTAAAGTTTTAGCTAAAATTGCAACATTCTCAGATAAGAAAATTACAATCGTAAATAATGTAGATGCTTCAATTATTGGAGGATTTATTTTAAGAATAGGTGATAAGCAATATAATGCTTCTGTTGCAAACAGATTACAAGTTTTAAAAAGAGAGTTAGCCCAAAATTAA